GGGCCACCAAGCAGCAGCCACGAAGCAATGCTCCGATATTATAAACAGGATCTGTACCTCCTCTCTGAGTACTGAATGCCCACATGAGAGTTGGTACAACAGGGGCTGCTACAGCTAGAAGATCTACAAGGAGACTGCTACTCCAGTATCGCTTCACGATTCCTGTCTGAGAGAAAGTATTGACATACCCCAAAGCTTCATCATGAGGGTCTGTAAAATCAAGTTCTCTCATGACACGGTTTTCATTAATTCCGCAATCCGCTTTGCTGCATGGAGACTCCATAGGAGACAAAAGAATGGCAGAGTTTGGATCACTTGGAGTTAAGTCTACTACTACGCCAGAATCACTCAAGTATCCAGAAGGAAATTCATCCAATTCCTTCAGTACAGAAGGTGGGCTGACAGGACTGCTATCTTGAGATCTGAAGATATTTTGAATGAGCTGCTCCACATCTAGGCTATACGGCACCACATCGGTCTGAATGGCCTGTTCCACCCCCATGTTgttgctgctttcctcctcttctggggAAGAAATCAGTTTTTCATCAGGAACATTTTCAAATACCTCTTGATTCATAGCAGAACTGAAGGCAGCTGGATCACCCAAGTCAGAAGTTGTGGTGGTCAAACTCTCTTCAAACGAGTCAGTCCCGTTAGCTGTGTCTTCACTTAGAAGCAGCCCACTatctgccatctcctccagcgCCTGGTCTTCTGTGATTAAGCTGTCTGACATTTTGGAATACAACGCTAACGACTTCCCCGGTGAGCCACACATGTACTCCAGACACTGCTCGTCCCGCATAGAGCCGTTCTGCGCCATCTCCATGCTCTGAAGCAAAGATTCCAGTTTCTTGTTTTGAATGTTTATgtctataaaatatttctgaatgccTTTGTCTTTCTCAGCCAAGCTGTTCTTCATGGTTTCAATAACCTGCTTGAgttgtttaatttcctttcttgcttccttCAAAGCCAGCTGTGCCTCCACACGATGACACTCTTCTTCAATCCAGTCTTCCCTCATGCGCCCCAGCTGAGCCTTGAGCTCTTCTATTTCTGTTTCCCTg
This genomic interval from Struthio camelus isolate bStrCam1 chromosome 2, bStrCam1.hap1, whole genome shotgun sequence contains the following:
- the SYBU gene encoding syntabulin codes for the protein MGPLRESSKEQKAQPEKETSRSRIPRLVLRPQPPQQQKVSPASESPFSEEESREFNPPSSSGGSARTVSSNSFCSDDTGCPSSQSVSPVKTPSDAGNSPISFCTGSDGDFTRKKFHAGTMSEGNLQVARYKKETKTSLVKPGSEADFSSSSSTGSISAPEVHMSAAGSKRSSFSRNRGSYGRNNGSSSYKSGGSPPTSREKDLLSTLCRNQLNPVNIHQNYGASSASSSNSGSYKGSDSSPIMRRSVRYTSCGENHGIKPPNPEQYLTPLQQKEVTVRHLKTKLKESESKLQERETEIEELKAQLGRMREDWIEEECHRVEAQLALKEARKEIKQLKQVIETMKNSLAEKDKGIQKYFIDINIQNKKLESLLQSMEMAQNGSMRDEQCLEYMCGSPGKSLALYSKMSDSLITEDQALEEMADSGLLLSEDTANGTDSFEESLTTTTSDLGDPAAFSSAMNQEVFENVPDEKLISSPEEEESSNNMGVEQAIQTDVVPYSLDVEQLIQNIFRSQDSSPVSPPSVLKELDEFPSGYLSDSGVVVDLTPSDPNSAILLSPMESPCSKADCGINENRVMRELDFTDPHDEALGYVNTFSQTGIVKRYWSSSLLVDLLAVAAPVVPTLMWAFSTQRGGTDPVYNIGALLRGCCLVALHSLRRTPFNIKT